The DNA sequence CATCACCCGTTTCCTGCTTGAGCTCGGCACCGGCTTCGCCTTCGTCGGACGGCAGGTGCATCTCTCGGCAATGGAGGAGACCTTGGGCCCCGGCGGCACGCTGGGCCGCGAGGCCAGGGGCGAGGTGGTGCTGGTCAATCGCCCGCGCGCCGCGCTGGGCAAGCTCAACCCCGCGCGGTGGCTGAAATCATCAACCTTCGCCAGGAGAACCCAAAACCTCCGCCGCACGCGCGACCTGCTGCTGCCCGCGTCCGCTCTCGGGCCAGCTCCCTCTGGAGCGGAAGTGAGATGACGCCGTGATGACCCTTCGGCAACTGGCCGCTGAGCCTGCGACCCTTCCCATGAGCACGAGCTGGTACCTGGCCGACCTCTCCGAGGCGCGGGGCAGGCAGGAGCTGTTCACCCGCCAGGCGCCGCAGAGGCTCAAGGCCCTGCGCGAGCACGCCCTGGTCGAGAGCGCGGTCTCGTCCAACCGCATCGAAGGCGTCGAGGTGGATGAGTCCCGCGTTGGCACAGTGGTTTTCGGGCAGGCCCCGCTCCGCGACCGGGACGAGGAGGAAGTGCGGGGCTACCGCGACGCGCTGAAGCTCGTTCACGAAAACGGCGCCAGCCTTCCCGTGTCTGAAGCCACCATCAAGCGGCTTCATAAGCTCTCGCGCGGAGATGTCTGGGACGCTGGGGCCTACAAGGAAAAGGACATCGACATCATCCAGACCTGCGCGGACGGCCGAAGCCGCGTTCGCTTCAAGACGGTTTTCCCGGCGCAAACACCGGCGGCGATGGCCGAGATGGTGAAGCGTTGGGAGCTCGGCGTGCAGGAGCGACGAGTCCACCCGCTGGTGCTTGCCGCCGCCTTGAACCTCGACTTCCTCTGCATCCATCCCTTTCGAGACGGCAACGGCCGCGTTTCACGGCTGCTGTACCTGCTGACCACGTACCAATGTGGCCTCGAAGCCGGGCGCTTCATCAGCCTGGAACGCCTCGTCGAGCAGAACAAGGAGCGCTATTACGAGGTCCTCGAGCAGACCTCCCAGGGCTGGCACGAGGGCAGGCACGACCCCTGGCCCGCGATCAACTTCCTGCTCTTCATCCTCAAGCAGGCCTGCGGCGAGCTTGATCGACGCGTCGGCCATCTCAGATCGCCGCGAGGGGAAAAGACCGCCGCCGTGTTGGCGGCAATCGACCGCCAGATCGGGGCCTTTCGCGTGGCGGACCTGCGGACCGAATGCCCCGGTGTTGGCCTGGACCTGATCCGTAAGCTTCTCGCCCGCCTGCAGAAGGAGCACAAGGTCCAGGCGCTGGGCATTGGCCGAAACGCGCAGTGGCAGAAGACGGGAAACTAGGTACCAACTCATAAACTACGTACTCAACTAGGTACTCACGAAGGCCGGAGACACCGATGACCAAGGTGATCACCCCGCCCATGGACTTTCTCGCTGACCTGCACATCCACTCGCCCTATTCCCGGGGCACCAGTCCCACCGGGGACCTGGCGGCTCTTTTTGCCTGGGCCCGGGTCAAAGGGATCACCGTGCTGGGCACCGGTGACTTCACCCATCCGGCCTGGTTCCGGCATCTGCAAGAAGAGCTGGTGCCGGCCGAGCCGGGGCTCTTCCGGCTGCGGGACGAGGGCAAGGTGCCACCGGCCCTGGTCGGGGTCAGTCCTGCGCCCACCGCCGTGCGCTTCCTGCTCTCCGCCGAGATCTCCAGCATCTACAAGCGGGACGGCCGGGTGCGCAAGGTGCACAACCTGCTCTTCGTGCCGGATCTGGCGGCGGCGGCGGCTGTCAACGCCCGGCTGGCGGCAGTGGGCAACATCGAGGCGGACGGCCGGCCGATCCTGGGGCTGGACAGCCGGCATCTCCTGGAGATCCTGCTGGAATGCGCGCCGGCCGGGTTCCTCGTGCCGGCCCACATCTGGACGCCCTGGTTCTCGATCCTGGGCTCCAAGTCCGGGTTCGATGGCATCGAGGAGTGCTTCGGCGATCTGAGCCCCCAGGTCTTCGCCCTGGAGACCGGGCTGTCGTCGGATCCGGAGATGAACCGGCTGGTGTCGAGCCTGGACCGCTTCACCCTCATCTCCAACTCGGATGCCCATTCCCCGGCCAAGCTGGGCCGGGAGGCCAACCGCTTCCGGACCGCCCTGGACTATTTCGCCATGCGGGAGGCCCTGCGACAGCCGGCCCTGGGCTTTGCCGGCACGGTGGAATTCTTCCCCGAGGAGGGCAAATACCACCTGGACGGCCACCGGGCCTGCGGGGTGGTGACCGGGCCCGAAGAAACCCGGCGCTCCAAGGGCCGCTGCCCGGTGTGCGGCCGGCCCCTGACCGTGGGCGTTTTGCACCGGGTGCGGGAGCTGGCGGACCGCCAAGCCCCGCCGGCCGCCGCCGGACCGGGCTGGGAGAGCCTGGTGCCTCTGCCGGAGATCCTGGCCGAGCTGCTCGACAAGGGCGCCGCCAGCAAGGCGGTGCTTTCCTGGTACGGCTCGCTCATCAACCGCTTCGGCTCCGAATTCCGGCTGCTGCGGGAAGTCCCGCTGTCGGACCTGGAGGCGGTCTCGCCGCCCCTGGCCGAGGCGATCCGCCGGCTGCGGGCCGGCCAGGTGCATCGCCAGGCCGGCTATGACGGCACCTACGGGGTCATCCGGCTCTTCGCCCCGGGCGAGCGCCACGAGATCGCCGGCCAGAAGGCGCTCTTCCGGTCAGCTCCCCGGAAAGCCGCCAGTGCCGGCGCCCCGGTCAGCCGCCAGCCCCTGGCCCGGTCAACGGTTGGCGAAGATCCGCCGTCGCCGGCCCTGCCCACCTCCGGCCCCAACCCGGAGCAGGAGCAGGCGATCCGCAGCGAGGCCCGCCTGCTGGTGGTGATCGCCGGCCCGGGCACCGGCAAGACCTACACCCTGGTCAGCCGCCTGCAGCACTTGCTGGCCCAAGGCCTGGACCCGGCGAGCCTTGCGGCCATTACCTTCACCAACCGGGCCGCGGACGAGATCCGCACCCGGCTGGCCAAAGGGTCGGCGGACGCGGCCCAGGTCTTCGTTGGCACCTTCCATGCCTTCTGCCTCAAAGGACTGCGGGCGGAGACCCCGGGGCTCACCGTGGTGGGGGACGAGGAGCGCCAGCTTCTTCTGGCCGCGCTTTTTCCGGAGCTGTCCGGCGCGAAGCGTAGTCTCTTGGCCGAGGCGGTCGCCGCCCACAGCCAGGCCCTGGCCACCGGCGAGCCCGAGCCACCTCCTGAGGTGGCCCGCTACCTGGCGCTCCTGGACCAGCGGCAGGCCCTGGATCTGGAGGCGGTCATCCCCGCCTGGCTGGAGCGCTGCCGCAAGGACCCTGCCTTCCGCCAGCGGGTAGTGGCGCCGGTCCGGCATCTCCTGGTGGACGAGATCCAGGACCTGAGCGAAAGCCAGTACGCCCTGGTGGAGCTGGTGGCGGCCCAGGCCTCGGTGTTCGCTATCGGCGATCCGGATCAGGCCATCTACGGCTTCCGGGGCGCCCGGCCGGAATTCCTTTTCCGGTTCCGGGACGAGCAGGGCGCCCAGGTCCTGCCCCTGGCCACCAACTACCGCTCCACCACCACCATCCTGACCGCCGCCGGAGCGGTGATCCGCCACAATCCCGGGGGGGGGCAGGTGCGCCTGCAGGCCCGGCGCCGGGACCTGGGCGGCGGCATCGAGCTGGCCGCCTTTCCCCAGCCGACGGCCGAGGCGGCCTGGGTGGCGCAGCGGGTGGAGGCGCTGCTGGGCGGCACCAGCCACCGCAGCCTGGAGCGCCGGCAGGGGTCGGCCGGCGACCGGGAGCATGGCCTGGGCGACATCGCCATCCTCTATCGCCTGCAGGCGGCAGCACTCACCGTCGCCGAGGCCTTGCACCAGGCTGGCATCCCCTTCCAGCTGGTGGGAGCGCCGCCCTTCTTTCTCCAGGATGGCCTGGCCCCGGCCGCCGCTCTGGTGCAGGCCGCTGCCGGCGGTGCCGCCGAGGCCCTGCTGCTCGCGGCCGCCTGGCCGGGTCTGGGCCGATCGGCGGCAGAGACCCTGGCCCGGCTGCCGGAGGCCAAACGGCCAAGCCTGGCGGCCATGGCCGGATTGCCCGGGCTCACTGCGGCCCAGGGCCGCGCCCTGGCCCAGCTGACCGCAACCATCGAGGTCTTCGCCGCTGCGGCGCCAGCCGGTCTCGCCCCGGCCCTGGCCCCGGTCCTGACGGCTCTTGGCCTGGATCCTGCCAGCGGGCCGGGCAAGCGTCTGGTCGATCTGGCTGCCGCCTTTGGCGGCGACCTGGCCGCCCTGGCCCGGCATCTGGCCGAAAACCGCCAGGCCACGGTCTACGACCCCAAGGCCCAGACGGTGGCGGTCATGAGCCTTCATGCTGCCAAGGGCCTGGAGTTCGAAACGGTCTTTCTGGCCGGCCTCGAGGACAACCTCCTGCCCTGCCGCCTGCCAGGCCTGACCACCGATCTGGAAGAAGAGCGGCGCCTCTTCTACGTCGGCCTCACCCGGGCCCGCTCCGCCCTGGCGCTGACCCACGCGGCCAGCCGCACCCTCTTCGGGCAGACCTACGCCCAGGCCCCCTCCCGCTTCCTGGCCGAGATCCCCAGCCAGCTGCTGACCCGGGTCGCCGCCCCCTCGCCCCGCCGGCCGGCCGGCCGGCAGTTGCGCCTCTTTTGAGATCCGCCAGCATGCCCATCCCGCCGGAGGTGGCCGCTGTCCTGGCCGGGCTCGCTCTGCCCGCCCCGGCCATCGCCTGCCGCCCGCTGGCCGGCGGCCACATCAACCGGAGCTTTCTGGTGGAGCTGGCCGCCCCGCCCTGGGGCCTGGTGCTGCAGCGGATCAACCCCGGGGTGTTCCCGGAGCCGGTCCGGATCATGGCCAACCTGCGGCTGCTGGCCGACCACCTGGCCGCCAAGGGGCTGCCTCCGGCCCAGCGCTGGCAGGTGCCGGCTCTGATCCCGGCCGCCGGTGGCGCCGACTATCTGTGCACCGCAGACGGTGCCCTGTGGCGGGCCCTGGTGCAGATCCCGGACGCCGGGCACCGGGAGCGGTTGACCTCGTCCCAGGAGGCCCGGGAGGTGGGGGCCTGCCTGGGCCGCTTCCATGTCTGGCTGGCCGATCTCGACCCTCGTCTTCTTGCCGATCCCCTGCCTGGCTTCCACGACACGCCCCGCTACCTGGCGGACTGCGAGGCCGTGCTGGCAGCGCACCCCGCCCCCCTGTCCGCCGAGGAGGCCTGGTGCCAGGCCTTCATCGCCCGGCGGCGCCACCGGGTGGGCCGGCTGGAGGAGGCCCGGCGCCGGGGGGATATGCCGGTGCGGCTGCGCCACGGCGACCCGAAGCTGGCCAACATCCTCTTCGACCGTCAAGGCCGGGCCCTGGCGCTCATCGATCTCGACACCGTGGGACCGGGCCTGCTCATCCACGATGTCGCCGACTGCCTGCGCTCGGCCTGCAACCAGGCCGGCGAGGGGGCGGCGGCGGGCGAGGTCTCTTTCGATCTCGGGATCGCCGCGCCGATCCTTGAGGGCTACTTTGCCGAGGCGAGCGGGCTGTGGGCCGACCAGGAGCGGCAGCTCCTGGGCTCGGCGGTGGGGCTCATGGCCTTGGAGCTGGGAATGCGCTTTTTTGCCGATCATCTGGCCGGGGATTGCTACTTCCGGGTGTGTCACGCAGGCGCCAACCTGCGGCGCGCCCGGGCGCAGCTGGAGCTGGCGGCCAGCATCGAGGCCCAGGAGGAGGCCTTAAGCCGGCTCGGTCAGACAGCGGGATGAAGACGGTGCGGGCCGAAAAAAAACCGGCCGGGGAGGCCCCCCGGCCGGGTCACCAACCGTCTTGGCAGGACGCCTCAGATGAGGAAGCGACAGGCCACCAGGGTGCCGGCGGTGAGGGTGGGCCAGGTGATCCCTTCCACCAGGGTCTCCCGGATGGGGAAATTGAAGTCGTGCTGGAGCACCGCCACGGCGGAGGCGCCGAAGAGGACAATCGGTGACAGGACGGTGAAGATGCCGAAATCGGCCGGGAAGCTCTGCTGCAGCACCAGGCCGGCGGCCATCCAGGCCAGGGAGCCGAAGGTGACCGCAAAGCGGCCGATGAGAAAGGCCCCCCGGGCCAGAAGGTGGATGGCGAGGGAGGCTGGCCCGGTATGGAGCCAGTAGGAGCCGGCGAGGAGGGTGAGGCTGGCCCCCAGGGTCAGGACGAACAGGGTCGGCCCGTCCGAGGAGATGATGAGCACCAGCTGGCGGTAGACGTCCTCATCGTCAAGGCCCAGCACGGTGTGCAGCCAGAAGAGCACGAGGATCGAAGCAAGAATGTTGCGGACCATGGGACACCTCCTTCAGCCAGCACCGGTAAGGATCAAGGCCAGCCAGACCTGCGGACGGCTGGAACGATGATGCCCTTTTTCGCGATAGAAAATTTTTTTAGGCCAGTAGGCAGGCCAGAAGGCGCTTGCAGCGCCAGGGGGCGGGGCCCGGCTCGCTGATCCGTCCCCTTGCCCAGGAGATATAGCAAAGATGGTGCCAACATCGAGAAGGGGAGCGGGCCGGCCACCGGCGACGCCGGAGGCCCGGGAGGAGACGATCCGCCAGGAGCTCCTGGCCCTGCTGGCAGCAGGACCGGTCAGCGCCCGGGAGATCTCCCAGACCCTGGGCATCGGCGAGGGACAGGTGGCGGGCCACCTGGAGCACGTGGCCCGCAGCCTGGCGGCGGCCGGCAGCAGCCTTGCGGTGACCCCGCCGGCCTGCCGCTCCTGCGGCTTTGTATTCGCTGGCCGCGAGCGGCTCACCAGACCGGGACGCTGTCCCCAGTGCCACGGCACCCGGGTCAGCGCCCCCCGGTTTGCCCTGGGCCGGGGGTAGGCCTGCCCTGCCCCCCTGCCTGGCTGGCCAGCATCCGGCGGTAGAGAGCAAGGGTCTCGCCCACCACCCGGCCGACCGCGAATTCCTGCTCGGCCAACCGCCGGCTGGCCTGCCCCTGCCGCTGCCGCAAGGGCTCGTCCGTCAACAGCCGCTCCAGCCGCTCGGCCAGAGGCAGGCTTTCCCGGGCCGGCACCAGGAAACCGTTCTCCCCCTCCCGCACCACCTCCCGGCAGCCAGGCACATCGGTGGCCACCAGAGGCAGGCCGCAGGCCGCCGCCTCCAGGAGGCCCTTGGGCAGACCCTCACGGTAGGAAGGCAGCACCGCCACCTGGCAGGAGGCCAGAAGCTCCGGGATGTCCTGCCGGAAGCCCAGCCAGGTGATGATGCCCTCCTCGTGCCAGGACCTGAGGGTGCGCTCGGGAATGGCGGCCGGGTTCTCCTCGTCCAGACGGCCGGCCACCAGGATCTCGCCGGCCACGCCCCGGGCCTTCAGGATACGGGCCGCATCCACCAGCTCACCGATCCCCTTGTCCCACAGCATCCGCGAGGCGAGGATCACCCGGGGGATCCCTGGCGCTGGCCCCACTGCCGGCCGGAAGCGGCGGGTATCCACCCCGGAGCCCCGGATGAGCACCGTCTTTCCGGCCGCCACCACCCCCATGGCCACCAGGAGCTGCCGGTCCTCGTCGTTCTGGAACAGCACCCGGCAGCCCGGGGGCGCGAAAGCCAGGCGGAAGAACAGGGAGACCAGGCGCCGGCCCAGGCGAGCCCGAGGGGTGCCGGCGATGAAGAGGTGGCCGAGGCCGGCCAGGGCGTTGACCACCCCTGGCACCCCGGCCAAACGGGCGGCCAGGGAGCCGTAGAGGATGGGCTTCAGGGCCACATGGTGGACGATGTCCGGCCGCTCCCGGCGGTAAAGGGTCAGCAGCTGCCGCAGGGTGGCCAGCTCCTGGCCCAGTCGGGCCGAGCGCCGCCTGAGGGCGAGGGGGTGGAGGTGGATGCCCTCGTTCACGATCCGCTGGCCATGGTCCTGGACCCGGGTGGCCAGATGGACGGCAAAGCCTTGCTCCCGGGCCGCCCGGGCGATGGGCAGCCGGTGCGACCAGAAGTACCAGTCCTCGGTGATGAAGAAGAGGAGCTTGGCCACGGCCGCTCATCCCCCATGGTGCTGTTCCAGCCAGGCCTGGAACATGAGCACCACCCACAACCGGTGCTGCCAGTTGTGACTGCCGGCCAGGTGCTGGTGCCAAATCCGCTGGATGGGCTCCGGTCGCAGGTAGCCCTGCCGTCGGAGCCGCGCCGGGTCGAGGAGATCCTCGGCCCAGGCCCGGAGGGGTCCCCGCAGCCAGGAGTCCAGCGGGATGCCAAAGCCCATCTTGGCCCGCTCGGTCAGCTCCGGTGGGACGTAACGGTGCAGGACCTGCCGCAACAGCCACTTGCTGCGGCCATTCCGGATCTTCATCGCCAGGGGCAACCG is a window from the Thermodesulfobacteriota bacterium genome containing:
- a CDS encoding Fic family protein, translating into MTLRQLAAEPATLPMSTSWYLADLSEARGRQELFTRQAPQRLKALREHALVESAVSSNRIEGVEVDESRVGTVVFGQAPLRDRDEEEVRGYRDALKLVHENGASLPVSEATIKRLHKLSRGDVWDAGAYKEKDIDIIQTCADGRSRVRFKTVFPAQTPAAMAEMVKRWELGVQERRVHPLVLAAALNLDFLCIHPFRDGNGRVSRLLYLLTTYQCGLEAGRFISLERLVEQNKERYYEVLEQTSQGWHEGRHDPWPAINFLLFILKQACGELDRRVGHLRSPRGEKTAAVLAAIDRQIGAFRVADLRTECPGVGLDLIRKLLARLQKEHKVQALGIGRNAQWQKTGN
- a CDS encoding aminoglycoside phosphotransferase family protein; the encoded protein is MPIPPEVAAVLAGLALPAPAIACRPLAGGHINRSFLVELAAPPWGLVLQRINPGVFPEPVRIMANLRLLADHLAAKGLPPAQRWQVPALIPAAGGADYLCTADGALWRALVQIPDAGHRERLTSSQEAREVGACLGRFHVWLADLDPRLLADPLPGFHDTPRYLADCEAVLAAHPAPLSAEEAWCQAFIARRRHRVGRLEEARRRGDMPVRLRHGDPKLANILFDRQGRALALIDLDTVGPGLLIHDVADCLRSACNQAGEGAAAGEVSFDLGIAAPILEGYFAEASGLWADQERQLLGSAVGLMALELGMRFFADHLAGDCYFRVCHAGANLRRARAQLELAASIEAQEEALSRLGQTAG
- a CDS encoding transcriptional regulator, translating into MVPTSRRGAGRPPATPEAREETIRQELLALLAAGPVSAREISQTLGIGEGQVAGHLEHVARSLAAAGSSLAVTPPACRSCGFVFAGRERLTRPGRCPQCHGTRVSAPRFALGRG
- a CDS encoding glycosyltransferase family 4 protein: MAKLLFFITEDWYFWSHRLPIARAAREQGFAVHLATRVQDHGQRIVNEGIHLHPLALRRRSARLGQELATLRQLLTLYRRERPDIVHHVALKPILYGSLAARLAGVPGVVNALAGLGHLFIAGTPRARLGRRLVSLFFRLAFAPPGCRVLFQNDEDRQLLVAMGVVAAGKTVLIRGSGVDTRRFRPAVGPAPGIPRVILASRMLWDKGIGELVDAARILKARGVAGEILVAGRLDEENPAAIPERTLRSWHEEGIITWLGFRQDIPELLASCQVAVLPSYREGLPKGLLEAAACGLPLVATDVPGCREVVREGENGFLVPARESLPLAERLERLLTDEPLRQRQGQASRRLAEQEFAVGRVVGETLALYRRMLASQAGGQGRPTPGPGQTGGR
- a CDS encoding UvrD-helicase domain-containing protein is translated as MTKVITPPMDFLADLHIHSPYSRGTSPTGDLAALFAWARVKGITVLGTGDFTHPAWFRHLQEELVPAEPGLFRLRDEGKVPPALVGVSPAPTAVRFLLSAEISSIYKRDGRVRKVHNLLFVPDLAAAAAVNARLAAVGNIEADGRPILGLDSRHLLEILLECAPAGFLVPAHIWTPWFSILGSKSGFDGIEECFGDLSPQVFALETGLSSDPEMNRLVSSLDRFTLISNSDAHSPAKLGREANRFRTALDYFAMREALRQPALGFAGTVEFFPEEGKYHLDGHRACGVVTGPEETRRSKGRCPVCGRPLTVGVLHRVRELADRQAPPAAAGPGWESLVPLPEILAELLDKGAASKAVLSWYGSLINRFGSEFRLLREVPLSDLEAVSPPLAEAIRRLRAGQVHRQAGYDGTYGVIRLFAPGERHEIAGQKALFRSAPRKAASAGAPVSRQPLARSTVGEDPPSPALPTSGPNPEQEQAIRSEARLLVVIAGPGTGKTYTLVSRLQHLLAQGLDPASLAAITFTNRAADEIRTRLAKGSADAAQVFVGTFHAFCLKGLRAETPGLTVVGDEERQLLLAALFPELSGAKRSLLAEAVAAHSQALATGEPEPPPEVARYLALLDQRQALDLEAVIPAWLERCRKDPAFRQRVVAPVRHLLVDEIQDLSESQYALVELVAAQASVFAIGDPDQAIYGFRGARPEFLFRFRDEQGAQVLPLATNYRSTTTILTAAGAVIRHNPGGGQVRLQARRRDLGGGIELAAFPQPTAEAAWVAQRVEALLGGTSHRSLERRQGSAGDREHGLGDIAILYRLQAAALTVAEALHQAGIPFQLVGAPPFFLQDGLAPAAALVQAAAGGAAEALLLAAAWPGLGRSAAETLARLPEAKRPSLAAMAGLPGLTAAQGRALAQLTATIEVFAAAAPAGLAPALAPVLTALGLDPASGPGKRLVDLAAAFGGDLAALARHLAENRQATVYDPKAQTVAVMSLHAAKGLEFETVFLAGLEDNLLPCRLPGLTTDLEEERRLFYVGLTRARSALALTHAASRTLFGQTYAQAPSRFLAEIPSQLLTRVAAPSPRRPAGRQLRLF